Sequence from the Mycteria americana isolate JAX WOST 10 ecotype Jacksonville Zoo and Gardens chromosome 5, USCA_MyAme_1.0, whole genome shotgun sequence genome:
GGGGCCCCCGACGGATGCTGCGGCGGGGGGTCTGAGgtgcccccccctcaccccccccccggcagaaCAACCCCCGTACAACGCGGGCGCCTTCCGCTTCGAGCTGACCTTCTCCCCGCGGCACCCGCtggccccccccccgcgccacgcTCCGCACCAGCATCTACCACCCCGCCGTGGACGTCCACGGCCGCGTCTGCCAGCCCCTCACCTCCGCCCAGCACTGGGTGCCCACCACCCGCGCCATCCAAGGTGGGCGCtcggggacgggggcgggggtACGGGGACGGGGGCTCGGCGGGAGGGGGTGCCCGCCCTGACCCCCCGGTGCCCGCAgtgctgcaggacctgctgctgctgctgacagcccgGACCCCCAGCGGGTGCTGCGGCCGGAGCTGGCCCGGGAGctccgggagcagccccagctttTCCAGCGCCGGGCGGAGGAACACACCCGGCTCCACGCCGAGAGGCGCCCGcccgacccccccggcccctgagcccCGCACCCGGGGGCCCCCGGCGTCCCCTCCCTCTgggcgccccgccggggctggccctggcgtccccccgccccccctcggCGCTGGCAccgggcgcggggcccggcaCGGCGGGGGGGTCGCGGCAGCCGGCAGGGCCACCCGCCCGGCGCGGCCGTCGGTGCCTCCACGTCGTGGTTCGGGAATAAACTGGCTCCGTTCCCGTTCCCGCTCCCGCTCCCTGCCGCCTCACCGGGacgcggcggcgccggggccgcgtCCCCGCGGTGCCAGCCCGCGCCAGTGCCCCGGGCGCCGCTCGGTCCCCGCGTCCCcgttgccccccctcccccgtgaCAGACgaggccgccgcggcccggcACCGCAAGCCTTTActgcccgggcggggcggggcgggggagccgcgggggggCTCAGCGCTTCTTGGTCTTCACCAGCCCCCGGGCCACCAGGCAGCGGTACAGCTCCTGCACGTAGGTGTACACGCACTTGGCGTCGGGCACCGGCAGCCGCACCATGTCCTCCACCTCCAGCAGCGGGGCGCAGCCCGCCCGCTCCCTGCGGGGACACGGCCGTCACCCGGGGCcgggcatggggatggggatggggccgggaccggggatggggatggggatggggtcggggatggggatggggatggggccggggccggggccggggatggggccggggccggggccggggccggggccggggccggggccggggccgctctcACTCGGCGGTGGCGAAGGCCAGGGCGAAGTTGTGCCGGCGGGCGCCGGGCTCCAGGCCGCCGTAGTCGAAGGCGTCGGGGAAGAAGCTGTGGAGGAGGGCGCAGAAGGCCAGgccgctgccccagctccccgAGAAGTTCTGCACGTCCACGTGCTGCCGCGGGTGGGCGGGGGTcaggcggccccgcggccgccccacggccgccccacggcgtTGCCCCCGCCTCACCTGGTAGCCGCGGGTCCGGGCGCGGCACCACTCCAGCAGCATGGCCTTCACCGaggccgcgccccccgcccgcctcagGTGCGGGGCCGGCCCCGTGGCCGCCCTGCGGGCCACGCCGGGCGCTGTGGGCAcccacccctgggcacccccacccCTGGGCGCCCCCACCCCTGGGCGCCcccacccctgggcacccccacccGTGGGCGCCCCCCGGCCCTCGCTGCCCCCTGGGCCCGACCCCCGCGCTGGTTCCCCATTGGCCACTGTCTGCCCCAGCGGGACTCCCCCCCCCATTGGCCAGTTCCTGCTCCCGGGGTCATCCCCATTGGTCCATCTCTGCCCCGGCGGCCTCCCCATTGGCTCATCCTTGCCGCGGTGTTCGCCGTTGGCCCATTTCCCCCATGGCGTCCGCCCCAGGGGCTCCCCATTGGCCAgtggccctgcccgccccccccccctccggccccccacggccccgtgtcccccaataccgccccacggcccccagcaccccaataccccaCGGCCCCCAATACCCCACGGCCCCCCAATAccccgctgccccacggccccacggcccccagcaccccaataccccaCGGCCCCCAACACcccgctgccccgtgccccctgccccacggcccgtGCCCCCGTGCCCCCGTGGGGCCAGGCCCCGCTCACCCTCCGAACTTCTCCAGGATGGCGCTGCGGCCCTGGGCCCGCGCActcgcccgcggccgccccccggccccctccggtCGCGgcctcagccccgccgccccgggggacgcccggccccgcggccccgccggcggcgcaCCCCTGCGGGCACACGGGaggccccgcgggggggggggggggggggggtgaggccAGCGCCGTGGGTGCCGCCACGGACGCACACGGGTGGGCCGGCCGtgagcgtggggctgggggtgccacCCGTGcggatgcagggctggggggtgccggGCTGCGGCATGGGGCCGTGGGTGCCCGCAGTGGGGCAGAGCCATGGGGCAGCCCCCGTGCTGGCAGCCGTggggccgtgccccccgcccaCACTCACCGCTCGCTGCCCCCCGAGCCCTCGGTGGTGCCGGCtgcaagggagagaggaggggtcGGCGGGCGGGGGGGGTACCCGCGTCCCCTCCGGGCACCGGCGGGGTCCCAAATGGGGGGACATCCCCGGGGCTCCGTCGGGGCTGGAGGTCCTCCCCCGCGGGAAGGGACGTGGGGGGATCTATAGGGGACCTCGCGGCGGGGGGGACGCCGCGGGGCAGTGGTGACCCCAGGGGACGCCGGTGCCATCGCAgggccctgcccgcgctgcccagcGCAGCCCTTAcctgggggggacgtgggggacgccggggacgtgggggacgtgggggacgcgggggacgtgggggacaggggggatgtggggctggtggCCCCCCCTGGGGACGAGCAGGGGGGGAACTCGGGCCACAGCTCATCCTCCTCGTCCTGCAGCCAGGTGGGGTCCTGCGGGCACAGCCGGGGTGGCACTGCCAGCACCGGCACTGCCACCCTGCCCCTGGCACTGTCACCCTGCCCCTGGCACTGCCACCCTGCCCCTGGCACTTCCACCTCCACCCCTGGCACTGTCACCCTTTCCCTGGCACTGTCACCCACTCCTTGGCACTGCCACCCTtcccctggcactgccagcacgGGCACTGCCACCCTGCCCCTGGCACTGCCACCCACTCCTTGGCACTGCCACCCTGCCTCTGGCAATGTCACCCCTGCCCCGGCACTGTCACCCTTTCCCTGGCACTGTCACCCACTCCTTGGCACTGccacccctgtccctgtccctgcccgcgTGGGTACCATCACCCTGCCCCTGGCActgccacccctgtccccaccccgtcacacctgccccccaccccgcccccccaatGTCCCTGGCACTGCCACCCctgcccccccgtgccccccctcaCCTGCCGGCCCCGggtgctgcccgctgctgccggccccggcccagcctcCTCCCGCGGCCCCTCtgcggcccccccgcccgcctctgccccggcaccgctcccggcatcacccccagccccctcggcAGCGCCGGCACCGCCCCCGGCACCCTTCGGCGCTTCTGCCCGGGCatcgccccccgcctcccctgctcccctggtGTCACCCCCCGTGTCCTGAGCCTCCGTGGTGAcaccccccgcctcccctgctcccctggtGTCACCCCCCGTGTCCTGAGCCTCCGTGGTGAcaccccccgcctcccctgctcccctggtGTCACCCCCCGTGTCCTGAGCCTCCTTGGTGAcaccccccgcctcccctgctcccctggtGTCACCCCCCGTGTCCTGAGCCTCCGTGGTGACACCCCCCGCGTCCCCTGCTCCCCTGGTGTCACCCCCCGTGTCCTGAGCCTCCTTGGTgacaccccccgtgtcccctgccccccTGGCATCGTCCCCCGCACCCTCGGCCACCTCTGCCTTAGCATCGCCCCCCGCGTCCCCTGCGCCCTTGTCctcaccccccgcaccccctgctCCCTTGGTGTCACCCCCCGTGTCCTGAGCCTCCTTGGTGACACCCCCCGCGTCCCCTGCCCCTCTGGCATCGTCCCCCGCACCCTCGGCCACCTCTGCCTTAGCATCGCCCCCTGCGTCCCCTGCTGCCCTGgtgtcaccccccgtgtcccctgctgcccctgccccctgGCCGCCACCCCCGTCACCCCCCGCTGCCCGGGGGTCCCTCCCGCCATGCTGGGCTGCCGCTTCCCCGCTGCCCTCCTCcacgcccccgccccccggccctgcgggggggtgctggggggtgccgggggggggggtgcccggggtgggggtgtccgAGGTGGGGGTGTCCAGGGTGGGGGTGTCGGTGTCTCCCTGGGGCTCCATGCTGCTGCGGTCACTGCTGCAGGGGCACAAGGCTGTCACTGGGGTgtcccccggtgccccccgcagCTTGCCCAtgtcccccatagccccccagcccagctaccccccaccctgccccctGTGCCcatgacccccccccagccctggcgcccccattccccccccggcacccccgttgcccctgcccagccctcatGCCCCATCCCGATACCGCAAGACCccagcccgccccccccccctcctccagcccccccatGCCCTATACCAAGCCCCCcattcccctcctgcccccctcgccccatcccagtccctctccATGTCCCGTCGCAACCCCCCGTGTCCCATCCCGGCACCCCCATACCCCTTCCTatcccccctcacccccatcctgggcccccatgtccccatcccgaCCCCCCAttccgcctcccccccccccatcccccccgcccgcccccatGCCCCCCTCCCCATTCTGCCTCTCAGCCCTCCCCGTGTCCCATCCCTCCGCCCCCATCCCCTCTCCCGGCCCCCATTattccccccccggccccccatgTCCCATTCCGACCCCCtattccccatctccccccccactccccctccccacccctcaaaccccatccccaccccccaattccccccccgacccggcagccgcccccgacccccaccccccccggcctCTCCTGTTCCGCCTCCCGacccccgcgccgcgccgtgaCTCCCCCCACGCCCCTCGCCCCTCGCCCCGTACCCTCCGGCCgctgccgctccgccgccgccccggctgcgctccccggccccgcccgcccgcggctaTTTTTACCCGGCGGGGGCAGGTGCCGCCTTCACTCAGCGCCCacccgcggggcgcggggcacgcgtggggccgggcgcggggcagcgcggggggacacggggacaggcgCCGGGACGGGACGCGGGACAGAGCCACGGACACGGCTGGGGAAGGGGACGCGGCGACGCTCCCACCCGGACATCGGGGACGCCCCAAAGGagcccgggggacacggggacacacacggctggggcagggacagccagCCAGCGGCGTGGGGCCCcgggaggacacggggggacacggatACCCCAGGCAGGGACATGGAGACTTGGGGGGCACCGATACacgggggacatcaggggacatcagggggacatcaggggacatgggggtcacAGACACATGGAGGACGTGGGGGACAGAC
This genomic interval carries:
- the LOC142409631 gene encoding LOW QUALITY PROTEIN: ubiquitin-conjugating enzyme E2 L5-like (The sequence of the model RefSeq protein was modified relative to this genomic sequence to represent the inferred CDS: inserted 1 base in 1 codon; deleted 1 base in 1 codon), which encodes QPPYNAGAFRFELTFSPRHPLAPPRATLRTSIYHPAVDVHGRVCQPLTSAQHWVPTTRAIQVLQDLLLLXDSPDPQRVLRPELARELREQPQLFQRRAEEHTRLHAERRPPDPPGP
- the SMTNL1 gene encoding smoothelin-like protein 1, producing the protein MPQPGTPQPCIRTGGTPSPTLTAGPPVGAPPAGPRGRASPGAAGLRPRPEGAGGRPRASARAQGRSAILEKFGGAATGPAPHLRRAGGAASVKAMLLEWCRARTRGYQHVDVQNFSGSWGSGLAFCALLHSFFPDAFDYGGLEPGARRHNFALAFATAEERAGCAPLLEVEDMVRLPVPDAKCVYTYVQELYRCLVARGLVKTKKR